From the Triticum urartu cultivar G1812 chromosome 4, Tu2.1, whole genome shotgun sequence genome, the window ATCTGATGCATCCAATCATATTGTGTTTGTGGTGAATTATATCTTGCTGATCCTATGAGTTTCTTTATAGTGGATAAATATTTTGAGAATCAATGAGATCATGATGCATGTCTAGCATAATTTTTGAAGATACCCATAGTGACATTGGGGTGACTATGGATTAAGTCAGAACAATAAAGATCATGAGTTGTTTGTTTCGTATAATTGTTGGAGCTGCCTATAGTGACGTTAGGGTTGTCCTCTGGATCAAGATTAGAAAAACGAACTTAGAGGTGTGCCTAGCCAGGAGGTTAGAGGTACGCTATATCATCCCACTTGGATCTAATAAAACAAGATCTAATAATCCATCCCTCAGTTCCACACGTCACCGGGGCGAGAAAGAGGGAGGCGGTAATTGCTAGTTTCGTTTCAGCAAATTGTCCACCTTTCCCCTTCAAAATGACGATGAGCCCCCCCTTTTTTTGGTATTTGTTGTGCATCTTTTTATTTTCAGGTTCTCACAAGTGAAAATTTGGTGATTATTGCTCGACGCTATCATTTCGCCATAAAAGTGCTTCGCCGCCTATATTGCTCTACGCTATCATTTCTGAAGCAAACATTTGGGTCGTCACCGGCGCCAAGAAATTAGGGTCCACTCTTTTGTGAGAATAATCATTCATGCCGTGCAAGGGGTCTTTTGTAACAAACTCTTCTCTCTTCTTATCTAATGGAggaggcaaatcttttgccttcGTTTCGAGAAAAAAAATCTTTGATGATTTGTTTGAATTTCAGCACTATGCGCCGAATATCGTGTGGAGGTGCGGGCGTGCTGTTCCACGCCATGCAAGTCTACGTCTATGCCTATCACGAAGGAAAGTTTGTAGGTGGAGTATGAGTACTGTGTTGTATTACTCTTTGAGTTTGACTGCTAACCAAAGACGATCCGACGAAGCAGGAAGCGGGATTCGCACGAAATAAGGCATTGACGCACGCCCAAGTAATCTTCACCGGAACTGAGCTCGTAAACTGCCTTCAGCCTTAACTCTCATAAATATTACTGGTTGATGTGTTCTTGTCGTTCTAGAGGAGTCGCCAGAAGGGCGAAAACACATAGACAATGTGCAGCGGTTGCATGGGCGTTCTACGGTTGCCAAGTAATTTCTTTGCTTCAGGAAGACACTCAACCAGACTCAGTTTGATCTCGGTTCTATACCATTAAACTAACCAAGCCTGGTGCAGGCGGGCTTCCATGCAGGTGGTCAAATGTCAGTTCTTTTATCCGTTTGTTTGGTACGCCCTTACACAATAAACAAAGATAAGATGCCTAATCTTGGATGAGAAGGTAATGTACGTGATCATGTTAACACTGCATGCCAATGGGACGTAGGTTAGAGATTACAAAACTGCACCCACTTGTCCTCCGGCGTCCTCCGGTGATGGCAACTTGTGAGCTGTAATGTAAGTGTGCCGTCCTTTGTCAAGACTGCAATAATAATGTATGCATGCTCCCTGTGATCTGCATGAATTATGCCCACACCAACCAAAGGTTATATGTTCGGAAAACAAGATGAAATTGCACACCTTTTAGTTGTTTGGAGTTTTTTCTTACTAATCTTTGTCAACCGAAGTTATAACCTTGAAACTGTGCAACTTTAGCATAACATTGCTGCAATGACTAGTTCATATGATAAATGTGGAGTGAGGTGGGGTAGACAACTTAGCGATAGCCGGTTTTTAGTACATACTCCTTCCGTCCTATAATATAAAATCATTTTGCAAGCTACCGCAGCTAAAGTTAGCGATTATAAACGTCAGGATAAGAGCGACCACTCCACAAAATATGGGGATATGAATCGGCTGATGGCACATGCCATGGCACCTCCCGTCACCAGTGGCATGCCCAGTGATCGCTTCACCTGTGCTAGTTGCTGCACCACGCCACCGCATCCAGGCCCCAAACCCGAGAGCTCATATAAGTAACTCACGCGGTGCCTTACGAAAATAGATCACGTATACTTCGCACCCCACACACCTCGCCCTGCTTCGTCCCTGGCAGAAGCTCCTCTCTGCTTCCCTTCCGCGACTTGGACACAGCAGCAATGAGATCGGTGCTCGGTCTCTCCCATTGGTGTTCCTTGCTGCTTCTCCTCTCGCTGGTGACGGCTTCGCGGGGGCTCGAGGTCGGCGACCTCTTCAGCCATGGGAAACCACCGGCGGTACGTACGTGGGAGATCGAGCGTACGGCTTACTAGCAAATCGATTTGGATTGTTCGTTTGCATGTGGAGCTGATCGATTTCGTCGTGGCCTTGCAGGGGAAGCAGGACTGCAGCCGGACATGCGAGTCCAAGTTTTGCACGGGTAAGCACTTGCCTCAACGCTGATCAGTCTCAGCAATCTGCGGTTTTAGTTCCTGAAAAGAACAAAGCAGTCGATCCCAATCAGATTGAACTGCAAGTTAGATTGTTAGATTGAACTTCATCTTGACTAGCTCTTTTTTAGCCAGACGGCAGCATTGCCGCGCAGAAGTAGCTAGGATAGGATAGCAGATTTCCTGTTATTTTTCAGTTGAATAATGGGCTGGACTGAAGTAACTGACGCTCGCTTGCCCTTGGTTTCCGGCACGCCACCGGCCGGCGTCCCTCCGGAAGTCCCGCCTGTGCTGAGGTACGGGAAATACTGCGGAATCCTCTACAGCGGCTGCCCCGGCGAGAAGCCCTGCGACGCCCTGGACGCCTGCTGCATGGTCCACGACCACTGCGTCGCCGCCAACAACAGTACGATATCTTCTCCCAGCTCCACACATTCTTCTTCTATCTATCTATCTGAACCGAAAAGATCGGGCAGGAGGAAAACACGTACAGTTTCCCTTTTGTTTGCTTCGTTTGACATCTCCACCAAAAGGCCCCACAGACACAGAGCTCTCGGCCTCATGCCAGTTGTTTACGAGATGACACGCCACCTATAGCAAGCAGATCGTATCCCCAGTGGCACCGGCATGCATGATTAGGAATGATTAGATTAACAAGTGCATGGGCAGATGGCTCCCTCATTGGCCCAACACGCTCCAGATAAGCCGCATGCAGTTCGTATCAGCACACGCTCCTCCAAATAAGTACGCATTTCGTATGGAGATAAGCCGATGCGTGCGACGCTACCGACACGTACGCCGCTGCGCCACTAGCTCGTCAACGTCGCCGGCCCTGTCGCCCCCATTTCGACCGCGGCAGCGTCACGCATGATTGCAGGGAAGAAAACGCCGCCGTCGCACTCACCCGGCCGCGCGCACTGATCCTGCCACTGTGTCTGAATGATTTGTGGTGCACTCACTCCGTGTGTCGTGTGTGCAGATGACTACCTGAACACCGGGTGCAACGAGAACCTGCTGGGCTGCCTCGACGGGGTGAACCCGGCGGGGCCGACGTTCCCGGGGAACAAGTGCGGCGTCGGCGAGACGGCGTTCGTCATAAAGGGCGTCATCGAGGCGGCCGTGCTCGCGGGGAAGATCCTTCACAAGCGCGACATCGGGCAGTAGTAACCATCATCGGGCAGTACTTAGGAAATAATGTGGTAGGCGTGGCGTGGCGCGGTGGTGCTGCAATCGGGCACTACTGTGCTTTGGACCAGTTTGGTGATATGTACGGTGCGCGGCATATTGCTGGACCGCAGACTGGTGCGAAATGGCATGCATGGGTTGCAACATTGTTTCTGTAGTCAAAGGACATACTGTAGTCAAAGGATATTCCTGTTGTCCTGTGTCCAGTAGACCAGTATTTCCTTCGTTTCTAGAAGTACTGCTTTGCCACACCGTTCTTTAGTCATGAGTTCAAAGGGATAGAAATTTATATATGCGTGTTTTAAAAAAACGGAGGCAAATATTTTGCCTCATCCACTAATTAAGGGGATTTCTATTTATATGCCCTCGGTTGCTTAGCACTCGTTAGTTCTCCCCCAACCAACTAACACCCCTCACTTTTTCCCTTCACCACTCAGCCCGATACGTAACAACATATGCGCCACGTAACGGTCAACTACATTAGGATGATGACATACACACTGCATGCGGCTGTCCCACGTATCAACATATGCGCCACGTAACGGTCAACTACATTAGGACGATGACATACGGTCCCTTGCCTTCCGCCTCAACGGCAGCCGCTTCACGCAGAGTAGCCGCCCTTCTTGTTGGAATAAGCCACGACGTGTGTGGTCGGACTTGTTGGACGCGTCGGATGCGTGCGGGACGGGCGGGACACACTGATGCCGTCGGGCTCGTCGGGTTCGTCGGGCGCGTCGGTGGCGCGCGGGACGGACGGGACGTGCGGAACGCAGCAACGTGGCGTATGTGTGTAGCGTGTGTACTCAGTCTGGCACGTAGAGCAGGCCGTTGGCGACTGTGCCGGCCAAGTTTGCTACTCCTACATGCATGGCTGAGTTAGTTAGCTAGGTGAGCTCTTCTAGGAGTGGATGAGTTCGTGCGGTTAGTGGCCGGTTGTGAGGCCGGGTCCTGCGTAGGTGCATAGATTAGTGGCCGGTGTGGCCGATGAGCTGTGCGCGTGCATCTACTACTTAAGTGATGTGCTTGTGCCTGTAGCCGTGAGGCAGTTGGAGCTCTGAATAGTAACGGGGCCGTGAAGCCGGGTGAAACTCCAGTGTACTGCGTGATCCTCCTTCTTCTACCTTCATCCATCCGTGTGAGAGAGCGGTTCCAACAATTGGTATACAGAGCCAGATTCAAGGGGCGGCCGTGGCGCGCGGCGGCGTCCGCGGTGCGCGGCGGACATGAAGGTCTTGGCGACGGCGCGCGACGAGCGCGTGGCGAGTCCACGGCGGTGTGGCGTGATGCCGGGCGCGCGGCGAGCGCGTGGCGTCGGCAACGCGCGGCGAGTCCACGACAGTGTGGCGTGATGCCGTGCGCGCGACGAGCAGCGGCGGTCGTGGAGTCGAGGAGGTCGCGGAGGACCTGCGTGGTGTCGCAGAGGCCGCGGCGGCTCGGCGCGGCGACCGTGGAGGCGCTGCGCTGCGGTTGACGGCACAGCGGTGCAGGGCAATAAGCGCGGCGGCGAGCCGGGCGCGACCGGTGCGTGTTATGGGTGTGCACCGGACGCGTCGGGCGCGTCGGGACCGCGGGAGTGGACCGCGTCGAGGCGCTGGACCTGGTTGCGCAGATCGCGTACGTGCGCGGCGGGAGCGCGGGCCGGGAGCACGGGGATGTGGGGACTGCGCGCGAAGGGCACGGCGGCACGGTGGCAGGCTTGGCAGCAACATCAGGGCGGTAGCGGCTACAACGTCGATGACGACGGACTCCTCTAAGTCGTGGCTTAGGGGGTGTGTGTTGGAATAAGCCACGACGTGTCTGGTCGGGCTCGTCGGACGCGTCAGATGTGCGTGGGACGGGCGGGACACACTGGTGCCGTCGGGCTCATCGGGTTCGTCGGACACGTCGGTGGCGCGCGGGACGTGCGGGACGCAGCAACATGGCGTATGTGTGTAGCGTGTGTACTCAGTCTGGCATGTAGAGCAGGCCGTTGGCGACTGTGCTGGCCAAGTTTGCTACTCCTACATGCATGGCTAAGTTAGTTAGCTAGGTGAGCTCTTCTAGGAGTGGATGAGTACATGCGGTTAGTGGCCGGTTGTGAGGCCGGGTCCTGCGTAGGTGCATAGATTAGTGGCCGGTGTGGCCGATGAGCTGTGCGCGTGCATCTACTATTTAAGTGTTGTGCTTGTGCCTGTAGCCGTGAGGCAGTTGGAGCTCTGAATAGTAACGGGGCTATGAAACCGGATGAAACTCCAGTGTACTGCATGCTCCTCTTCTTCTACCTCCATCCATCCGTGTGAGAGAGCGGTTCCAACACTCCTCTACTCTCCAGTTATGGCTTCTTCTTCAGATGCCCGACGCCTGACAGCCTCTGCCTACACCGTGGACAGAGACGCGGCTAGCACCGCTTGGTCAAGCTGTTGTTACACTACGCGCAGGGCCTCCTCGGCATGGCCAGTGAGCACGGCAGCATCGGGCGCAGGAGGCGGTGCGTCTTCCTCGGCCGCATCTTCCACACCGTAGATGTCGAGGTGCTCCTGCATCGCCTCGAAGGCCACCTCCTCCTCGGCGTCCTCCTCATCGAGCTCTCTGCGGTTACGAGATAGCTCAGACATCGTGGGCTCTAGCTCGGAGTAGTTTGAATAGGTATTGGAGCCCAACAAGGATGCGCCAGAGTTGGAGCCAACAGCCGCTTCAGTGTTGGAGCCGCCGCCGGTGCCAGGCACCGGCGCCCTGGGGCAGAGACCTCCCGTGGAGATCCTTGCGGCCTGTAGCTGCCTCACCATGGTGGCTGAACTAGATTTGGATTGCGCGGCATGTGGAGGCAATGGAGTGAAACGTTAGTGGAATGATGCCGCACGCCAGTATTTAATTAGAGGAGTGCGGGGAGTGGACCGTCGATGCAGGGAGTTCAACGAAGCACTGCCTCCGTCTTTTCGCATTGAATCGAGGCGTGTTGATTGGTAAACCTGCATCCTGAGGGTGCACTAATTGCCCTGATGCGACGAAGCTGCATGGCAGCGCGCATGCAGGGCAGGCTACTTCGGGTGGCTTTGCGCATGCATGGCAGGCTGAGACTAGGCCTCTACGACGACCCATCAGCCTAGCACGTGGCCCGCGGCCGCTGTCGCgtgtgtgacgcccccgattcaatagTGCACTAATTATATACACAAATGCGCATGATCAAGATCAGAGACTcgcgggaagatatcacaacacaactctaaacacAAATTTAAGTCATACAAGccttatattacaagccaggggcctcgagggctcgaatacataagctcgaatacaaacgagtcagcgaaagcaacaacatttgagtacagacataagtaaacaagtttgccttaagaaggctggCACAAACATCAACGTAGATCGAAAAgccaaggcctcctgcctgggtgCCTCCTAACgactcctggtcgtcggcggtctCCACGTAGTACTAGGCATCAtcggggtagtagtagtcgtcaGCAGTGGCATCTAGCTCTTGGGATCCGCCAACTGATCGTAGCAATCGGGTATTGGGggaaagaagtagcaaagcaaccatgagtactcatccaaagtactcgcaagacttacatcagatctacactacatatgcattggtatcaaactATCAGTACAAGGGGTAGTTtttgtggactaaactgcagaatgccggaataagggggggagttagtcctatcgaagactacgtcTTCTGGCAGCCaccatcttgaagcagtagaagagagtagctGGTATGTAACAAGTATCATTGTATAGCAATAATCCTACCCGGATGATCCTCTCCTCGTCTCCGTGTGAGAGAAcaatcaccgggttgtatctgtcACTTATCTGGGTGTGTTTTATCAAGTATCCGGTTTTAGTTGTAAGAGGTCGGaatacaactccaagtcgtcctggtaccatggacacggctattcgaatagattacttccctccaggggtgcaccacattacgcAACGCGCTCGATCacctctggccggacacactttcctgggtaaTGCCCGGCCTCCGAAGATCAACACATCGTAGTCCTACCTAGGCTCTccagagaggtcaacacgccggtctacatcctaagtGCTCAGGGGTCTTGGGTccatctgttggggaacgtagcataaattcaaaattttcctacgtgtcaccaagatctatctatggagtcatctagcaacgagggaggagtggatctacatacccttgtagatcgcgcgcggaagcgttcaagagaacggggttgatggagtcgtactcgtcgtgatccaaatcaccgatgatcctagcgccgaacggacggcacctccgcgttcaacacacgtacggagcagcgacgtctcctccttcttgatccagcaagggggaaggagaggttgatggagatccaacagcacgacggcgtggtggtggaagtagcgggattccaacagggcttcgccaagcactgcgggaggagggagatgtgtcatgggagggagagggaggcaccagggCTCAGGTAtcgttgccctcccttccccccactatatatagggccaagggagagggggagggcgcagccttgccccttcctccaaggaagggtgcggccaaggggggaggagtccatcctccccaaggcacctcggaggtgccttccccttttaggactctcccttttttctcttctcttggcgcatgggcctcttggggctggtgcccttggcccatgtaggccaaggagcaccccctacagcccatgtggcccccggggcaggtggccccacccggtggacccccgggacccttccggtggtcccggtacaataccggtgaccccgaaacttgtcctgatggccgaaatagcacttcctatatataattctttacctccggaccattccggaactcctcgtgatgtccgggatctcatccgggactccgaacaactttcgggttaccgcatactaatatctctataaccctagcgtcaccgaaccttaagtgtgtagaccctacgggttcgggagacatgcagacatgaccgagatgactctccggtcaataaccaacagcgggatctggatacccatgttggctcccacatgttccacgatgatcttatcggatgaaccacgatgtcaaggacttaatcaatcccgtatacaattccctttgtctagcggtacgatacttgcccgagattcgatcgtcggtatcccgataccttgttcgatctcgttaccggcaagtctcttttactcgttccgtaacacatcatcccgtgataaactccttgatcacattgtgcacattatgatgatgtcctaccgagtgggcccaaagatacctcttcgtttacacggagtgacaaatcccagtctcgattcgtgccaacccaacagacactttcggagatacccgtagtgcacctttatagtcacccagttacgttgtgacgtttggtacacccaaagcactcctacggtatccgggagttgcacaatctcatggtctaaggaaatgatacttgatattagaaaagctttagcatacgaactacacgatcttgtgctatgcttaggattgggtcttgtccatcacatcattctcctaatgatgtgatcccgttatcaacgacatccaatgtccatggtcaggaaaccgtaaccatctattgatcaacgagctagtcaactagaggcttactagggacatggtgttgtctatgtatccacacatgtatctgagtttcctatcaatacaattctagcatggataataaacgattatcatgaacaaggaaatataataataatcaatttattattgcctctagggcatatttccaacaccatcACCCTTTGCACTCCTACACATCGCAAGGATGGCCGGGATCAGTCCTGGCTACCTCTTTATACAAAGCAGGTGCTTATGCGGACCACCCCGGGCGCGTGCCGCTCCATCGCTGATGTCTGAGAGCTTTCAGAAGAAACGTACGACGCCGAGTGCCCATAATTCATCCCGTGTGGCGGTTAGTGTGAAAAGGCCAGCGGCCAGCTCATATCAAATATCCAATCTCGTTATATGTGTTATTAAGAAATAACCGTGGACGCCAAACCAGGGACCAGGCCcgcctctctcctaggtggtcttgctacctcttgagcactgcgttggatttccccgaagaggaagggatgatgcagcaaagtagcgtaagtatttccctcagtttttgagaaccaaggtatcaatccagtaggaggctacactcgagtccctcgtacctacacaaaaacaatagctcaacgcaaccaacgcgcttaggggttgtcaatcccttcacggtcacttacgaaagtgagatctgatagagatgataaataatatttttggtatttttggtatagagatgcaaagtaaaaagtaaaagcaaagtaaaaacaaagcaataataaagtaatggagattgatatgatgagaaagagacccgggggccataggtttcactagtggcttctctcaagagcataagtattctacggtgggtgaacaaattactgttgagcaattgacagaattgagcatagttatgagaatatctaggtatgatcatgtatataggcatcacgtccgagacaagtagaccgaaacgattctgcatctgctactattactccatacatcgaccgctatctagcatgcatctagagtattaagttaaaacagagtaacgccttaagcaagatgacatgatgtagagggatagtttcatgcaatatgataaaaaaaaacctgtacaagaattcatccgattaaccagttaacttgccgattaatccctactcatagggtccccGAGTAGCCGATAACCCGATAAATcatccgattaattgattaaatggccgattaacttgccgattagcctattaatcccctactcaccagccgaccgagcagctaccagttaacgatttcctcaacaatgtaaaaaacccatcttgttatcctcgatggcaacaatacaatacgtgccttgctgccccttctgttactgggaaaggacaccgcaagattgaacccaaagctaagcacttctcccatggcaagaaaaaccaatctagtaggccaaaccaaactgataattcgaagagacttgcaaagataaccaatcatacataaaagaattcagagaagattcaaatattattcatagatagacttgatcataaacccacaattcatcgatctcaacaaacacaccgcaaaaagaagattacatcgaatagatctccacgagagagggggggaacattgtattgagatccaaaagagagaagaagccatctagctactagttatggacccgtaggtctgaagtaaactactcacacttcatccgaggggcttggatgatgatgtagaagccctctgtgatcgatgcctcctccggcggagctccggaacaggccccaagatgggatctcgtggatacagaaagttgtggcggtggaattaggtttttggctcatgttctgatcgtttggggatacgtggatatatatgggaggaagaagtacgtcggtggagcttcgaggggcccacgaggcagggggcgcgccctagggggggcaccctccaccctcgtgaccacctcgtggctttcttgacggagggtccaagtctcctggatcttatctgatgagaaaatcacgttttcgaaggtttcattccgtttggactccgtttgatattccttttcttcgaaaccctaaaacaggcaaaaaacagcaattctgggctgggcctccggttaataggttagtcccaaaaataatataaaagtggataataaagcccaataatgactaaaacagtagataatatagcatggagcaatcaaaaattatagatacgttggagacgtatcaggtctCAACCTGTCCTATCGCTCCACCACAAAGAATCAGTCTGGGGGCCATCGGGGGAaatgtcctttcagcccccagtttgtgaatcactcgcgggtactctatgagccgacccgactttaatcaTATCACGTAACATGTAtagtgtgtgtgtatatatatacccgtgatcacctcccgaagggatcacgacccgataggatagcatggcagacggacaagaatgtaggcccattgatggaatactagcatacctatactaagcatttaggataaCAGGTAAAAGTATCAACAATAGTAGCAAAGGACAGGCTATGCGGCAGTATAGGATCAACCTTAAGGCAGTAACAGTAATCGCTGCTCTAGTGCAAGCAGTAGAGGGAAATAATAGGCGGTATCAAAATGATCAAGGGGGTTTGGCTTTCCTGGAAGCTCTGTcgagaaggaggggtcgtcaacaccatagTCGTACTGGGGGTCACCGGCAATTTCGGGGTCTactggagagaagagggggaagaaacaataaatataaagcaaacagaTGCATCATGATGCATAAGGCAATATGCAGTCCTAAGGGTGACCCATCGCGGTGCTACATGATACAGACAAAGAGGGAAAACAACAGATGAATCCGAGGGGAAGGATCCATGTTCATCACGTTAGAGGCATGTGACAGACGAACAAATTGCATATTCAGATCGCTATATTTTTCGGAgcaattttcatatataaattattttcatctgagttacggattattttatatgattttcaaagttttaaacataTTCTCAAATTTCTCATATTTATTTATAATTCGGAAAAAAATACCAGACAGAAAGGCTGGGTGCACCCAGTGCAGTGCACCAGAGGTGCACCAATGAGGCTGGCGAGTGGGTCCAGTCAACTGCTGACCCAACAGTTGACTGGTCCacggttgaccagtcaactggtCTGGTGGGACATGCGTGTCAGCGGCAAGTACTTAACATGGTTTTTAATGATTTTATTTAATTGTTAAACAAGTTTAATTTAATGTGAGGGGGCCACTAGTCATACTCATAGGGGGGTTGATAGGGAGGGGGTTATTGTCGACGGCTGTTTAAGCTGATGGTTAAACGGCGGTGgctgataatccccaagtgcaaggaa encodes:
- the LOC125552220 gene encoding probable phospholipase A2 homolog 2 produces the protein MRSVLGLSHWCSLLLLLSLVTASRGLEVGDLFSHGKPPAGKQDCSRTCESKFCTVPPVLRYGKYCGILYSGCPGEKPCDALDACCMVHDHCVAANNNDYLNTGCNENLLGCLDGVNPAGPTFPGNKCGVGETAFVIKGVIEAAVLAGKILHKRDIGQ